From one Ursus arctos isolate Adak ecotype North America chromosome Y, UrsArc2.0, whole genome shotgun sequence genomic stretch:
- the LOC113240792 gene encoding granulocyte-macrophage colony-stimulating factor receptor subunit alpha-like, with protein MQLWGWCMATVLDLVSFLVLLNSAWCGQAQLAQENISPIINMQLDSRKRMLTWNYIRNVSRQECIIYTPPSSPSMPNFPTTQRPEVREDNTSFCIFRNRVLHRGANLTVKVTCDGVVSQKVLPFANPGREGSGAVNFSCVIYNVRFMNCSWAPGPRAPADVRYQLFWHEDEAECAHYVVDPTGIRVGCHFDELGEPQRTDNYFFLVNGTSSETAIPFLDFVPFEAYKIEKYDPPANVTMSYNGSHRIIRWENPVIRYDLSSHVLYYELDIQTAGSSSKTKPVFQRGQDPNVYVMPRSAVRPDTTIRVRVRYLYNDLWSEWSPTLRLGVPEQNFRGVLVGVVVAATAVPALVLMCLCKRFSVRHKLLPRIPKVKKEITGTFTPPLEVTWEAGHLPPGSQEPEDVLMVEEM; from the exons TGCTGGATCTTGTGAGCTTCCTGGTCCTCCTGAACTCAGCGTGGTGCGGACAAGCACAGCTGG cacAAGAGAATATATCTCCTATTATAAACATGCAGCTAGATTCAAGGAAAAGAATGTTAACCTGGAATTACATAAGAAATGTGAGTCGGCAAGAATGCATAATATACACCCCACCCAGCTCTCCCAGCATGCCCAACTTTCCCACCACACAACGCCCAGAG GTCAGAGAGGACAACACATCCTTCTGCATCTTCCGTAACCGCGTGCTTCATCGGGGGGCCAACCTGACCGTGAAGGTCACCTGTGACGGGGTCGTGTCCCAGAAAGTCCTGCCTTTTGCGAACCCAG GCAGGGAAGGTTCCGGCGCCGTGAACTTCTCCTGTGTCATTTACAACGTCCGCTTCATGAATTGCAGCTGGGCGCCTGGCCCCCGCGCCCCCGCCGACGTCCGCTATCAGCTTTTCTG GCACGAGGACGAGGCGGAGTGCGCCCACTACGTCGTGGACCCCACGGGGATACGTGTGGGCTGCCATTTCGATGAACTCGGTGAACCCCAGCGTACGGACAATTACTTCTTCCTGGTGAACGGGACCAGCAGTGAGACGGCAATCCCGTTTTTGGACTTTGTTCCATTTGAAGCCTATAAAATCG AAAAGTATGACCCTCCAGCAAACGTCACGATGTCCTACAACGGATCGCATCGCATTATCCGGTGGGAGAACCCCGTGATCAGATACGACCTTTCGAGTCACGTCTTGTATTATGAGCTGGACATCCAAACAGCG GGCAGCTCCTCCAAGACAAAGCCC GTTTTCCAGAGGGGACAAGATCCGAATGTGTACGTGATGCCCCGTTCTGCCGTCAGACCCGACACCACGATCCGGGTGAGGGTGCGTTACCTGTATAACGACCTCTGGAGCGAATGGAGCCCAACGCTGCGTCTCG GCGTCCCGGAGCAGAACTTCCGCGGCGTCCTGGTCGGCGTGGTGGTGGCAGCCACGGCTGTGCCCGCGCTGGTCCTCATGTGCCTCTGCAAACG GTTCTCGGTCAGGCACAAGCTATTACCCCGCATCCCCAAGGTGAAGAAGGAAATCACGGGGACCTTTACGCCGCCCCTGGAG GTCACCTGGGAGGCGGGCCACTTGCCGCCGGGCTCCCAGGAACCCGAGGATGTCCTCATGGTGGAGGAAATGTGA